A genomic window from Camelina sativa cultivar DH55 chromosome 2, Cs, whole genome shotgun sequence includes:
- the LOC104712226 gene encoding probable methyltransferase PMT15: MANYRWPSKLSKLSLRARQTNLYRVILIAILCAAFYYIGVWQHSGRGLSRSSLSNHDLTSVPCTFPHQPAPVLNFSARHSAPDPPPTATAERVTQISPCGVEFSEYTPCEFVNRSLSFPRERLIYRERHCPEKHEMLRCRIPAPFGYSVPFRWPESRDVAWFANVPHTELTVEKKNQNWVRYDKDRFLFPGGGTMFPRGADAYIDEIGRLINLKDGSIRTAIDTGCGVASFGAYLMSRNIVTMSFAPRDTHEAQVQFALERGVPAIIGVLASIRLPFPARAFDIAHCSRCLIPWGQYNGTYLIEVDRVLRPGGYWILSGPPINWQRQWKGWERTKDDLNSEQTQIERVARSLCWKKLVQREDLAVWQKPTNHIHCKRNRVVLRRPPFCHRTLPDQAWYTKLETCLTPLPEVTGSDIKEVAGGKLARWPERLNAVPPRIKSGSLEGINEDDFVSNTETWQRRVTYYKRFDQQLAETGRYRNFLDMNAHLGGFASALVDDPVWVMNVVPMEASVNTLGVIYERGLIGTYQNWCEAMSTYPRTYDFIHADSVFSLYKDRCDMEDILLEMDRILRPKGGVIIRDDIDVLTKVKKITDAMQWEGRIGDHENGPLEREKILFLVKEYWTAPAPDQSSDP, translated from the exons ATGGCGAACTATCGATGGCCGTCAAAGCTATCGAAGTTATCACTCAGAGCAAGACAAACGAATCTATACCGCGTGATTCTAATCGCTATCCTCTGCGCCGCCTTTTACTACATCGGAGTATGGCAACACTCCGGCCGAGGACTCTCACGCTCCTCCCTTTCGAACCACGACCTTACGTCCGTGCCCTGCACGTTCCCTCACCAACCCGCACCGGTTCTCAACTTCTCTGCCCGTCACTCAGCCCCTGACCCACCTCCGACGGCGACGGCGGAGCGTGTCACTCAAATCTCGCCGTGCGGCGTCGAATTCTCGGAGTACACGCCGTGCGAGTTCGTGAACCGGTCTTTAAGTTTCCCAAGAGAGAGGCTTATATACAGAGAGAGACACTGTCCGGAAAAACACGAGATGCTCCGCTGCCGGATTCCAGCGCCGTTCGGTTACAGTGTGCCTTTCCGGTGGCCGGAGAGTCGTGATGTGGCGTGGTTTGCTAACGTGCCGCACACGGAGCTaacggtggagaagaagaatcagaactGGGTGAGGTATGACAAGGATAGGTTTTTATTTCCTGGTGGTGGTACGATGTTTCCACGTGGAGCTGATGCTTACATCGACGAGATCGGACGGTTGATAAACCTCAAAGATGGATCCATTCGGACAGCCATTGATACTGGATGTGGG GTAGCGAGCTTTGGGGCGTATCTAATGTCGAGGAACATAGTAACGATGTCGTTTGCACCAAGAGACACACACGAAGCTCAGGTTCAGTTCGCACTCGAGAGAGGAGTCCCTGCCATTATCGGAGTCTTAGCCTCTATTAGGCTCCCATTTCCGGCCAGAGCGTTCGACATTGCTCATTGCTCTCGATGTCTCATACCTTGGGGACAATAca ATGGGACGTATCTGATAGAGGTGGATAGGGTACTGAGACCGGGCGGGTATTGGATTCTGTCAGGACCGCCGATTAACTGGCAGAGACAGTGGAAGGGTTGGGAAAGAACCAAAGACGATCTCAACTCGGAGCAGACTCAAATCGAGAGGGTCGCTAGGAGCTTGTGTTGGAAGAAACTGGTGCAGAGAGAGGATCTTGCGGTATGGCAGAAACCCACCAACCATATTCACTGTAAGCGCAACCGGGTAGTTCTACGACGCCCTCCCTTCTGCCACCGGACACTACCCGACCAGGCCTG GTACACTAAGCTTGAAACATGTTTGACGCCGTTGCCGGAAGTAACAGGATCTGACATCAAAGAAGTAGCGGGTGGGAAGTTGGCAAGATGGCCTGAGAGATTAAACGCTGTTCCTCCGAGGATCAAAAGTGGAAGCTTGGAAGGAATCAACGAGGATGACTTTGTCAGCAACACAGAGACATGGCAGAGAAGAGTGACTTACTACAAGCGCTTTGACCAGCAGCTCGCAGAGACGGGAAGATACAGAAACTTCCTTGACATGAACGCTCATCTTGGGGGTTTTGCCTCAGCCTTAGTCGATGATCCTGTATGGGTCATGAACGTTGTCCCCATGGAGGCCAGTGTCAACACCCTTGGAGTCATCTATGAGCGAGGGTTGATCGGAACGTATCAAAACTG GTGTGAAGCCATGTCAACTTACCCAAGAACGTACGATTTCATCCATGCCGATTCAGTGTTCAGTCTGTACAAAGACAGATGTGACATGGAAGATATCTTGCTAGAAATGGACAGGATTCTAAGACCAAAGGGAGGCGTGATCATCAGAGACGACATTGATGTGTTAACCAAAGTGAAGAAGATAACAGATGCGATGCAATGGGAAGGGAGAATAGGAGATCATGAGAACGGACCTCTTGAAAGGgagaagattttgtttcttgtgaAGGAGTACTGGACCGCACCTGCGCCTGATCAGTCATCAGATCCTTGA
- the LOC104712198 gene encoding homeobox-leucine zipper protein ANTHOCYANINLESS 2, giving the protein MNFGSLFDNTPGGASTGARLLSGLSYGNHTAATNVLPGGAMAQAAAAASLFSPPLTKSVYASSGLSLALEQPERGGGTNNRGEASMRNNNVGGGGDNFDGSVNRRSREEEHESRSGSDNVEGISGEDQDAADKPPRKKRYHRHTPQQIQELESMFKECPHPDEKQRLELSKRLCLETRQVKFWFQNRRTQMKTQLERHENALLRQENDKLRNENMSIREAMRNPICTNCGGPAMLGDVSLEEHHLRIENARLKDELDRVCNLTGKFLGHHHNHHYNSSLELAVGTNNNGGNFAFPPDFGGGACLPPPQQQQQTGINGIDQKSVLLELALTAMDELVKLAHSEEPLWVKSLDGERDELNQDEYMRTFSSTKPTGLATEASRTSGMVIINSLALVETLMDSNRWTEMFPCNVARATTTDIISGGMAGTINGALQLMNAELQVLSPLVPVRNVNFLRFCKQHAEGVWAVVDVSIEPIRENSGSSPVIRRLPSGCVVQDMSNGYSKVTWVEHAEYDENQIHQLYRPLLRSGLGFGSQRWLATLQRQCECLAVLMSSSVTAQDNTSITPGGRKSMLKLAQRMTFNFCSGISAPSVHNWSKLTVGNVDPDVRVMTRKSVDDPGEPPGIVLSAATSVWLPASPQRLFDFLRNERMRCEWDILSNGGPMQEMAHIAKGQDQGVSLLRSNAMNANQSSMLILQETCIDASGALVVYAPVDIPAMHVVMNGGDSSYVALLPSGFAVLPDGGMDGGSSGDGEQRPVGGGSLLTVAFQILVNNLPTAKLTVESVETVNNLISCTVQKIRAALQCES; this is encoded by the exons atgAACTTCGGTAGTCTCTTTGATAATACACCCGGTGGTGCCTCAACCGGAGCAAGACTCCTCTCCGGTTTAAGCTATGGCAACCACACAGCCGCTACTAACGTTTTACCCGGTGGTGCTATGGCTCAAGCGGCGGCGGCGGCTAgtctcttctctcctcctttAACTAAATCTGTTTACGCTTCTTCCGGCCTCTCTCTAGCCCTC GAGCAACcggagagaggaggaggaacaaaCAACCGTGGAGAAGCATCGATGAGGAACAATAACGTCGGAGGAGGAGGCGATAATTTCGATGGGAGTGTTAATAGAAGAAGCCGTGAAGAGGAACATGAGAGCAGATCTGGTAGTGATAACGTCGAAGGTATCTCCGGTGAAGATCAAGACGCCGCTGATAAGCCTCCTAGGAAGAAACGTTATCACCGACACACTCCTCAGCAAATCCAAGAGCTCGAATC tATGTTCAAAGAGTGTCCACACCCAGACGAGAAGCAACGATTGGAACTAAGTAAGAGACTTTGCTTAGAGACAAGACAAGTCAAGTTCTGGTTCCAGAATCGTCGCACTCAGATGAAA ACTCAATTAGAGAGGCACGAGAACGCATTACTGAGACAAGAGAACGATAAGCTAAGAAATGAGAACATGTCGATTCGTGAAGCAATGAGGAACCCAATCTGCACCAACTGTGGTGGACCTGCCATGCTCGGTGATGTCTCTCTCGAAGAACACCATCTCCGTATCGAAAACGCTCGTTTGAAAGACGAGTTAGATCGTGTCTGTAACCTCACCGGTAAATTCCTAGGCCATCACCACAACCATCACTACAACTCCTCCCTCGAACTCGCTGTCGGCACCAACAACAACGGAGGAAACTTCGCTTTCCCTCCTGATTTCGGCGGTGGCGCTTGCTTGCCTCCGccgcagcagcaacagcagACGGGGATCAACGGGATTGATCAGAAGTCAGTTTTGCTGGAGCTGGCTTTAACTGCCATGGATGAGTTAGTGAAGCTCGCTCATAGTGAAGAACCGTTATGGGTTAAAAGCTTAGACGGTGAGAGAGATGAGCTTAACCAAGACGAGTACATGAGAACGTTTTCTTCCACTAAACCAACCGGTTTAGCTACTGAAGCTTCTCGTACCTCCGGTATGGTCATCATCAATAGCTTAGCTCTCGTCGAGACTTTAATGGACTCC AACCGGTGGACGGAGATGTTTCCGTGTAACGTCGCAAGAGCCACAACCACCGACATTATCTCCGGTGGGATGGCCGGAACAATAAACGGTGCACTTCAGCTG ATGAATGCGGAGCTACAAGTCTTGTCTCCGTTGGTACCGGTTCGCAATGTTAATTTTCTCCGGTTCTGCAAACAGCACGCCGAGGGTGTGTGGGCGGTGGTGGATGTATCTATTGAACCCATCCGGGAAAACTCCGGTAGCTCTCCAGTCATCCGACGATTACCATCAGGCTGTGTAGTGCAGGATATGTCCAATGGATACTCAAAg GTCACGTGGGTGGAGCATGCAGAATACGACGAGAACCAAATCCACCAGCTGTACAGGCCATTGCTACGGTCAGGCCTTGGTTTTGGCTCGCAAAGATGGCTCGCTACACTTCAGAGACAGTGCGAGTGTCTTGCCGTCCTCATGTCTTCCTCCGTTACAGCTCAAGACAACACAT CTATAACGCCTGGTGGTAGGAAAAGCATGCTGAAGTTAGCTCAACGTATGACATTCAACTTCTGCTCAGGCATCTCTGCGCCGTCGGTCCACAACTGGAGCAAGCTCACTGTCGGAAATGTAGACCCAGACGTTCGAGTAATGACCCGTAAGAGTGTGGACGATCCAGGGGAGCCTCCGGGGATTGTTTTGAGTGCAGCCACGTCTGTGTGGCTCCCGGCTTCGCCACAGCGTCTGTTTGATTTCTTGAGGAACGAACGGATGAGATGCGAATGGGATATTCTATCCAACGGTGGTCCCATGCAGGAGATGGCCCACATTGCCAAAGGTCAAGATCAAGGCGTCTCTCTCCTCCGTTCCAAT GCAATGAACGCGAATCAGAGTAGCATGCTAATACTTCAGGAGACATGCATTGACGCATCTGGAGCGCTTGTAGTCTACGCGCCTGTCGACATCCCGGCCATGCATGTGGTGATGAACGGTGGAGATTCGTCCTACGTGGCTCTCCTTCCGTCCGGTTTTGCTGTTCTGCCTGACGGAGGCATGGATGGTGGCTCCTCCGGTGACGGTGAACAACGACCCGTTGGTGGTGGGTCACTCTTGACGGTGGCCTTTCAAATCCTTGTTAACAATCTCCCTACAGCAAAACTCACGGTTGAGTCGGTGGAAACGGTTAATAACTTAATATCATGCACCGTTCAGAAGATTCGAGCCGCTTTACAGTGCGAAAGCTAA
- the LOC104712207 gene encoding probable methyltransferase PMT13, with protein sequence MGHLSLPASKRNPRQWRLLDIVTAAFFGIVLLFFVLLFTPLGDSMAASGRQTLLLSTASDPRQRQRLVTLVEAGQHLQPIEYCPAEAVAHMPCEDPRRNSQLSREMNFYRERHCPLPEETPLCLIPPPEGYKIPVPWPQSLHKIWHANMPYNKIADRKGHQGWMKREGEYFTFPGGGTMFPGGAGQYIEKLAQYIPLNGGTLRTALDMGCGVASFGGTLLSQGILALSFAPRDSHKSQIQFALERGVPAFVAMLGTRRLPFPAYSFDLMHCSRCLIPFTAYNATYFIEVDRLLRPGGYLVISGPPVQWPKQDKEWADLQAVARALCYELIAVDGNTVIWKKPVGDSCLPSQNEFGLELCDESVPPSDAWYYKLKKCVTRPSSVKGEFALGTISKWPERLTKVPSRAIAMKNGLDVFEADARRWARRVAYYKDSLNLEIKSPAVRNVMDMNAFFGGFAAALASEPVWVMNVIPARKPLTLDVIYDRGLIGVYHDWCEPFSTYPRTYDFIHVSGIESLIKRQDSSKSRCSLVDLMVEMDRILRPEGKVVIRDSPEVLDKMARMAHAVRWSSSIHEKEPESHGREKILIATKSLWKLPSNSH encoded by the exons ATGGGGCACCTGAGTCTACCTGCATCGAAGCGTAACCCTCGTCAATGGCGTCTCCTCGACATCGTAACCGCTGCTTTCTTCGGTATCGTGCTTCTCTTCTTCGTCCTTTTGTTCACTCCTCTCGGCGATTCCATGGCGGCTTCTGGTAGGCAAACGCTGCTTCTATCGACGGCGTCAGATCCGAGGCAGCGGCAGAGATTGGTGACTTTGGTTGAAGCTGGTCAGCATTTGCAGCCGATCGAGTATTGTCCGGCGGAGGCAGTTGCTCACATGCCTTGTGAGGATCCAAGGAGGAATAGTCAGCTTAGTCGAGAGATGAATTTCTATAGGGAGAGACATTGTCCCTTGCCTGAGGAGACTCCTCTCTGCTTGATTCCTCCGCCAGAAGGTTATAAAATCCCTGTTCCTTGGCCTCAGAGCCTTCACAAG ATCTGGCATGCAAACATGCCATATAATAAAATTGCTGACCGGAAAGGTCACCAAGGATGGATGAAAAGGGAAGGGGAATACTTCACTTTCCCAGGCGGTGGCACCATGTTCCCTGGTGGAGCTGGCCAATACATTGAGAAACTTGCTCAGTATATTCCTCTTAATGGTGGAACTCTGCGAACTGCCCTTGACATGGGATGCGGG GTAGCAAGTTTCGGAGGCACTCTACTATCTCAAGGCATTCTAGCGCTCTCATTTGCTCCAAGAGATTCACATAAATCGCAAATTCAATTCGCCTTGGAAAGAGGAGTTCCTGCATTTGTAGCCATGCTTGGCACTCGTAGACTCCCTTTTCCTGCATACTCCTTTGACCTGATGCATTGTTCCCGATGCTTGATTCCTTTTACCGCTTACA ATGCAACTTACTTCATCGAAGTAGATAGGTTACTGCGCCCTGGGGGATATCTTGTAATCTCTGGCCCACCTGTACAATGGCCTAAACAAGACAAAGAATGGGCTGATCTTCAGGCGGTAGCTAGAGCTTTGTGCTATGAGTTGATTGCGGTCGATGGAAACACTGTCATCTGGAAGAAGCCTGTTGGAGATTCATGTCTGCCCAGCCAGAATGAGTTTGGGCTCGAGTTGTGTGATGAGTCTGTTCCACCAAGTGATGCATG GTATTATAAATTGAAGAAGTGTGTTACCAGGCCATCGTCCGTTAAAGGAGAATTTGCTTTGGGAACTATTTCCAAGTGGCCGGAAAGGCTTACTAAAGTTCCTTCTAGGGCAATTGCCATGAAAAACGGGTTGGATGTGTTTGAAGCAGATGCAAGGCGGTGGGCAAGACGAGTTGCTTATTACAAGGATTCTCTGAACTTGGAGATTAAATCTCCAGCTGTCCGCAATGTCATGGACATGAATGCATTCTTCGGAGGCTTTGCTGCAGCCCTTGCATCTGAACCTGTTTGGGTTATGAATGTTATTCCAGCTCGGAAGCCATTAACTCTTGACGTGATTTATGACAGAGGTCTCATCGGTGTTTACCATGATTG GTGTGAACCTTTTTCAACGTATCCTCGTACGTATGATTTCATCCACGTATCAGGAATTGAATCACTAATAAAACGACAAGACTCAAGCAAATCGAG GTGTAGCCTCGTAGATCTAATGGTAGAGATGGACAGAATATTGCGTCCAGAAGGAAAGGTTGTGATCCGAGACTCTCCTGAGGTGCTAGACAAAATGGCACGAATGGCTCATGCTGTAAGATGGTCTTCTTCCATACACGAGAAAGAACCCGAATCCCATGGAAGAGAGAAGATTCTTATTGCAACCAAATCTCTCTGGAAATTGCCATCAAACTCCCACTGA